ACCGTGGGCACTTGCTGGGCAGCCAGCCGCTGAGCTACACCAAGCTCGCCAGCCTGCTGGGGCAAGGCGCCGAGCTGTACACCACCCACCTGACCGATGGGTTTGGCTGGAGCGACTATCAGGCACTGCACGGGGAACGGGCGACACTGCTGTTTGCCCGCGATAACAGCGGCTGGGTGCATGTGGTCACGCCAGAGAGCGATTTGAAACCGCTTGCGGGATGGACCTTACTGGCAGTCATTCAGCCCGGTCAGGCCCAGGAACGCGCCGCATAAATCGCAGGCACAAAAAAGCAGCCCGCAGGCTGCTTTTTTCTGCATCGGGAACCTGGACTTAAGCCAGTTTTTCCTTGATGCGAGCTGCTTTACCGGACAGGTCACGCAGGTAGTACAGCTTGGCTTTGCGTACGTCACCGCGACGTTTCACAGCCATGCTGTCGATTTGCGGGCTGTAGGTCTGGAAAGTACGCTCTACGCCAACACCGTTGGAGATTTTACGAACAGTGAAAGCACTGTTCACACCACGGTTACGCTTGGCGATTACCACGCCTTCGAACGCTTGCAGACGCGAACGGTCGCCTTCCTTCACTTTCACCTGAACGACAATGGTGTCGCCCGGGGCAAAGGTAGGGATCTCTTTGGTCATCTGCTCTGCTTCGAGTGCAAGGATGATTTTGTTAGTCATGCTGTGCTCCTAAGGTAAGTCAATGGACCTACCATCGATACGTTGTTAACTATCGTCCCGCGCGAGGATGTATTCCTCGAGCAGCTTCTTCTCTTCTCCAGAAAGCGAGCGGCTATCCAGAAGATCGGCGCGTCGTTCATAGGTCCGACCAAGGGACTGCTGTAAACGCCAACGCCGGATGTGTGCGTGATTGCCACTTAGCAATACGTCGGGAACACGCTGATCCGCATACACCTCCGGTCGGGTGTAGTGCGGGCAATCCAGCAAACCATCCGTGAAGGAATCTTCCTCCGCGGAGTCCGCATGCCCTAAAGCTCCAGGCAGCAGTCGTGTAACCGCATCTATCAGGACCATCGCCGGCAGCTCGCCGCCAGACAGGACATAGTCCCCAATCGACCACTCTTCATCGACATGAGCCTCAATAAAACGCTCGTCAATGCCTTCATAGCGACCGGCAATCAGGATCAGTGCATCCTCATTCGCCAGTTCGCGGACCCCAGCCTGTTTCAGCTGACGGCCCTGAGGGGACAGGTAAATCACCTTCGCCTTCTCCCCGGCGGCTGCCTTGGCCTGAACCAATGCATCTTCCAGGGGCTTGATCTTCATCACCATGCCCGGGCCACCGCCAAATGGGCGATCGTCCACAGTGTGATGTCGATCCGTCGTGTAGTCTCGCGGGTTCCAACAGGTGAGCTGCAAGAGCCCCTGTTTCACCGCCCGACTGGTGATGCCGTACTCGCTGATGGCGGAGAACATCTCGGGAAACAAACTGATCACTTCAATGCGCAAATTAGCCACGCCTAGAAGTCCGCGTCCCATTCCACCTTCATCTCACCCGCTGCCAGGTCGACGGCCAACACGCACTGCCCGGTATAGGGCAACAGGCGTTCGCGATCATCCAGGCTGCCAGCGCAAGGCTTGACCACCATTACATCATTGGCGCCGGTTTCCAGAAGGTGATCGATTTTTCCGAGCAGTTGCCCGAGTTGATCAATAACCTTCAGACCTTCAAGCTGGTACCAGTAGTACTCGCCGTCGGTCAATTCAGGGAACAGGTTGCGCGGCACGCAGATCTCATAACCGGCCAGAAGACGCGCTTCTTCACGATCATCAAGACCCTTGAGCTTTGCGACCAGGAACTTGTCGCTCCCGCGTCCACTGACCAGCTCGACCTGTTTCACGCTGCCTTCGCGCTTGAGCGTCCAGGTTTTGTACTGCAACAGGTTTTCGGTCGGATCAGTAAAGGAATACACCTTCACTTCGCCGCGAACGCCATGAACAGAGTAAATCTTGCCGATAACGATCAAATCATCAGCAACAGCTGGCGTCGCGTTCATATTGCTCAGGCTGCGGCCTTAGCCGAGTCTTTCAACAGCTTGGCAACGCGCTCGGATGGCTGTGCACCAACGCTCAGCCAGTAGGCTACGCGCTCTTGGTTCACGGACAGACGAACTTCCTGACCGCGAGCGATCGGGTTGAAGAAACCAACTTGTTCCTTGTGAGAGCCGTCACGTGGGTTGCGGCTGTCAGTTACGGTCAAGTGGTAAAACGGGCGCTTTTTGGAGCCGCCAAGGGCAAGACGGATTGTTAGCATGTGAACATCGTTCCTGTAGTCGGTGCTGCAAATCTAAATGCACAGCGGGCATAGGTGCCCGAAAGGCCGCATATTCTAAGGAATATCCGGACTTTTGCAAATGTCTTTTTCCGGCGCCTACCAGCGTGCCATTCAGATCTGCTATAGAGCCGTCGGTTAAAACGGCAAGTCAGCGCCCGCCAATGGCGGGTTTGCTGGAGATCCCGCATCCCTGCGGGTCGAAGCGCAAGCAGGGCCTGCGCTCGAATTCTTTACATCTTGGGCATGCCGCCGCCGGGCAACATACCGCCCATGCCGCGCATCATCTTGGCCATACCGCCCTTGGCGGAGAATTTCTTCATCATCTTCTGCATCTGCTTGTGCTGCTTGATCAAGCGACCGATGTCCTGCACCTGGGTACCGGAACCCATGGCGATCCGGCGTTTGCGCGAACCGCTGATCAGCTCAGGGTCGCGGCGCTCGGCCGGGGTCATGGAGTTGATGATGGCTTCCATCTGCTTGAACTGCTTTTCTGCCGCGCCCTGGGCATTGCCCATTTGCGCCAGGTTTACGCCGCCGATGTTCGGCAGCTTGTCCATCAGGCCGCCGAGGCCGCCCATGTTCTTCATCTGTTGCAGCTGATCGCGGAAGTCTTCAAGGTCGAAGCCCTTGCCCTTCTTCAGCTTTTTGGCAAGCTTGTCGGCCTTGTCCTTGTCGAGCGTGGCTTCGGCCTGCTCGATCAGGCTGAGCACGTCGCCCATGCCGAGGATGCGCGAGGCGATACGCTCGGGGTGGAACGGCTCGAGCGCGTCGCTCTTCTCGCCCATACCGATGAATTTGATCGGCTTGCCGGTGATGGCACGTACCGACAGCGCGGCACCGCCACGGGCATCGCCGTCGACCTTGGTGAGGATCACACCGGTCAACGGCAATGCATCACCGAAGGCCTTGGCGGTGTTGGCCGCATCCTGGCCGGTCATGGCGTCAACCACGAACAGCGTCTCGACCGGGTTGATCGCGGCATGCAGCGCCTTGATCTCGCCCATCATCTCTTCATCGATGTGCAGGCGACCGGCGGTATCGACAATGACCACGTCGATGAACTTGAGTTTTGCTTCTTTAATCGCCGCGTTGGCGATGTCGACCGGCTTCTGGCTCAGGTCCGAGGGGAAGAAGGTCACGCCCACTTCGCCCGCAAGCATTTCCAGCTGCTTGATGGCCGCCGGACGGTACACGTCGGCCGACACCACCATCACCGACTTCTTCTTGCGCTCTTTAAGGAAGCGCGCCAGCTTGCCGGCGGTGGTGGTTTTACCCGCGCCCTGCAGACCGGCCATCAAGACGACGGCCGGAGGCACGGCGCTGAGGTTCAGGTCTTCGTTGGCCGCGCCCATCAGGCTTTCGAGTTCGGCCTGGACGATCTTCACGAACGCCTGGCCCGGGGTCAGGCTGCGCGACACTTCAGTGCCGACCGCACGTTCCTTGACCGAGTTGACGAAATCCTTCACCACCGGCAAGGCCACGTCGGCTTCCAGCAACGCCATGCGCACTTCACGCAGGGTGTCTTTAATATTGTCCTCGGTCAGCTTGGCCTTGCCGGTGACATGGCGCAGCGTCTGCGAGAGACGGTCAGTCAGGTTTTCAAACATGCGCGATCCTTTCAGGCCCTATTCAACGATATGCATTGGTAGACCGAGGTAATGGCGGCCCAGGCTGCGGTAAATCGCTATTAAACATAGCGCTCGGCGAGCCTGCAGCGTGGGCAGGTCGCGGATTATAGCGAAGACTGCGCCCATGCACACCCGCTGTCTGGTGCGGGAGTCTTTCGTGCAGCGCGGGTGTGTGCCAAACTCAGCGCCTTTCGGGCTTGTCTATCAGGATTTATGCTCCCCTTGTCACCCAGTTTGCTATCCAGTCTCGCCGCCGCCATCGTGTATGCCGCTGCGACCCTCTATCAGGGCACTCGTCTGGCCCAAGGCGCCAAAGCGGACAAACGTCTGCTGACAGGCCTTGGCGTCCTCGCCCTGCTGGCCCATGCCGCCAGTCTGTTTACGCACCTGATGACCCCGGTGGGCCTGGGCCTGGATTTTTTCAGCGCCGCCAGCCTGATCGCCGCCGCCGTCATCGCACTGACACTGCTGGCGTGCTACCGGATTCCGGTCGAAAACCTGCTCGTACTGCTGTTCCCGCTGGGCATGCTCACGGTGCTGCTGGCGCAATTCGCCCCCACCGGCACCGTACAGGTGATCGATGAAGAGCCGGGCATTCTCGCGCATATCCTGTTGTCGATCCTCGCCTACGGCATGTTCACCATTGCAGTGTTCCAGTCCCTGCTGGTGCTGCTGCAAGACCACCAGCTCAAGCACAAGCACCCGTCCGGGCTGATCAAGAACTTCCCACCGCTGCAAACCATGGAAAGCCTGCTGTTCGGGTTCCTGTGGGCCGGCTGGACCTTGTTGTCGCTGTCGCTGATCTCCGGCTGGCTGTTCGTCGAGAACCTGTTCGCCCAGCACCTGGTGCACAAGACCTTGCTGGCCTGCCTGGCCTGGATCGTGTTCAGTGTGTTGCTGTGGGGCCGCAACCGCCTCGGCTGGCGCGGGCACAAGGCTATCCGCTGGACCCTGGCCGGTTTCTGCTTGCTGATGCTGGCCTATTTCGGCAGCAAGCTGGTTCGCGAATACATCCTGCATATCTGACGAGCGGCGATCATGGACAACTTGCCCCTTGGGCCGATGCTCGCCGTAATTGCCCTGCTGATTTTATGGGCGGCGCTGTTTACCGCCATCGAAGCAGCACAGCAACATCTGTTGGCCCTGCGCCCAGGCACCCGCCAGGGTGACAAGGCTGCCGCACGCCTGAGCTTCCCGCGCCACAGCCTGATCCTGTGCAACAGCCTGTGCCGCGCAGCCGTGGTCATTCTCTGCACACTGCTGGCGATCTACGCCTGGGCGCAGAACGGGCCATGGCTGGGCTGGCTGATCGCCTGCGCGCTGCTGCTGATCCTCGCCGACTACCTGCCCCGCGCCCTGGCCACCCGCAATCCGCACGCCATCCTGGGTTTCGGCAATGCGCTTTTGGGCGTACCGCTGAAAATCCTCTATCCCGCGGCCTGGCTGCTCAATGGCATCAGCCTGATGTTGCTGCGCCCGTTCGCGCGCAAGGCCGGCGTGGTGAAAAACAGCGACGAACCCTCGTCCGAGCACCACGACGAACCGCAACATGATGCCGATCAAGCGCATATGCCCGGCATGCCCGGCATCCATGCCCTGGACAACATCACCGTCAATGACATCCTGGTGCCGCGCAGTGAAGTGGACGGCATCAACCTGGATGACGCGATCGAAGACATCATCGAACAACTGCGCACTTCCCAGCGCACGCGGCTGCCGGTGTTCCACAGCGACATCAACCAGGTCGAAGCGGTGCTCAACACACGGCAGGTCCAGCATCTGCTGGCCGACGCCAGCCTGACCAAGGAAGCACTGCTGGCCGCCTGCCACGAACCCTACTTCGTGCCGGAAAGCACACCGTTGCAGCTGCAACTGCTCAATTTCCACAAGCAGCAGCGTCGCCTGGGCATGGTGGTGGACGAGTACGGCGAAGTGCTGGGCATCGTGACCCTGGAAGACATCCTGGAAGAAATCGTCGGCGAATTCGAAAGCGATCAGACGGTGGATAACCCGCACATCGAAGCCCAGCCCGATGGCCGCTACATCATCGACGGCGCAGCTTCGATCCGTGAACTGAACAAAAGCCTGGGCTGGCACCTGCCCAGCGACGGCCCCAAGACCCTCAATGGCCTGGTGACCGAGGCGCTGGAGACGATTCCAGACTGCGCGGTGTGCCTGAAGATTGGCCGCTATCGCCTGGAAATCCTCGAGACCGAGGACAACCGGGTAAGCAAGGTGCTGATCTGGCATACCAGCCACGTGCCCGTCGCCGCATAACCTTCTATAAAACCACAATCCAATGTGGGAGGGGACTTGCCCCCGATAGCGGTGTGTCAGTCACTGCATCAGGTGACTGACACACCGCTATCGGGAGCAAGCCCCCTCCCACATGTTGATTTGCGGCGCGGCTGTCACTTGTTGTAACTGCGAACCTCTTCCTATAATCCCTGCGGCTTACCCAAGCCCCCGCCCGACCGCGTGCTACCCGCACTCAGCGCGTCCAGGCAGCGCTTTACCATGTCTGACCGGTGTTTGCTCCCATCCCGAGCCGCTCCGCGCACACCCCTGATCCATGGGTGTACGACCAATAATAATCCGCGTCCAAACGCGCAATGACCGTCAGGGATTACCGCCATGAGCACGACCTATAACCAGGCCGCAACCGCCGCCCCGACCAACTCGACGGCCCGCGTTGCGACCGCGAGCATCGTCGGCACCGCCATCGAGTTCTACGACTTCTATATCTACGCCACGGCTGCCGCGCTGGTGATCGGCCCGGTGTTCTTCCCGCAGACGTCCGGCACCGCCCAGATGCTGGCGTCGTTCCTGACTTTCGGCATCGCTTTTATCGCCCGCCCGCTGGGCTCGGCGCTGTTCGGCCACTTTGGCGACCGTATCGGCCGCAAGTCGACACTGGTGGCCTCGCTGCTGCTGATGGGCGTGTGTACCACCCTGATCGGCTTGCTGCCCGGCTACGACAGCATTGGCGCCTGGGCACCGATCCTGTTGTGTGTATTGCGCTTCGGCCAAGGCTTGGGGCTGGGAGGGGAATGGGGTGGCGCAGCCTTGCTGGCGACCGAGAACGCGCCCAAAGGCAAACGCGCCTGGTTCGGTATGTTCCCGCAACTGGGCCCGTCGATTGGCTTTTTGGCGGCCAATGGTTTGTTCCTGATTCTGGCCATGAGCCTGAACGACGAGCAGTTCCGCAGTTGGGGCTGGCGCATTCCGTTCATCCTCAGCGCGGCGCTGGTGATGGTCGGCCTGTACGCACGGCTCAAGCTGCACGAGACGCCCGTATTCGCCAATGCCGTGGCCCATGAAAAACCGGTGAAGGTGCCGCTGGTGGAACTGTTCAGCCAGCATTGGTTGCCGGTGCTGCTGGGCGCCGCGTCGATGGTGGTGTGCTATGCGCTGTTCTATATCACCACGGCGTTTTCCCTGAGTTACGGGGTGTCGACCCTCGGCTACAGCCGCGAAACCTTCCTCGGTCTGCTGTGTTTTGCGGTGCTGTTCATGGGCCTGGCGACGCCGTTGGCGGCGCTGGCCAGCGACCGCTACGGGCGCAAGCCGGTGCTGATCGTCGGCGCGATCCTGGCGATGCTGTCGGGCTTTACCATGGAGCCGCTGCTGACCCACGGTTCGACCTGGGCCGTGGCGCTGTTCCTGGCGCTGGAGCTGTTCCTGATGGGCGTGACCTTCGCGCCGATGGGTGCGCTGCTGCCGGAACTGTTCCCGACCCGCGTGCGTTATACCGGCGCGTCGGCGGCGTACAACCTGGGTGGGATCGTGGGCGCGTCGGCGGCACCGTTCTTCGCGACCAAGCTGGTGGCGATGGGCGGGCTGAGTTATGTCGGGGGGTATGTGTCGGCGGCAGCGTTGCTGAGCTTGATTGCGGTGCTGTGCCTGAAGGAGACGCGGGATAATGATTTGAACAAGGTCGCCTGATAGTCAAAAACTGTAGGAGCGAGCTTGCTCGCGAAAAAGGTACATCCGACATCGCAAGGTGCCTGAAATACCTTCGCGAGCAAGCTCGCTCCTACAGGGGCCGTTTTAGAGCTCTACAACAATGGCCTGGGAAGCCCGGGTCGCCTTGGCCCGAGCAGCCTCAATCGACTCATCCCGTGCCAGCGCCACGCCCATACGGCGCTGGCCGTTCACTTCTGGCTTGCCAAACAGACGCAACGCCGTATCCGGCTCGCTCAACGCAGCACCCAGGTTGGCGAACGCGGTCTGGGTCGACTGCCCCTCCACCAGAATCACCGCCGAAGCCGAAGGCCCGAACTGGCGGATCAACGGGATCGGCAGGCCCAGGATGGCGCGAGCGTGCAACGCAAACTGCGACAGGTCTTGAGAAATCAGGGTCACCAGGCCGGTGTCATGGGGGCGCGGCGAGACTTCGCTGAACCACACCTGATCGCCCTTGATGAACAATTCCACGCCGAACAGGCCGCGACCACCGAGGGCCTCGGTCACTGCCTTGGCAACCCGCTCGGATTCGGCCAGGGCAACCGGGCTCATGGCCTGTGGCTGCCAGGACTCCTGATAGTCGCCCTTCTCCTGGCGGTGGCCGACCGGCGCGCAGAACGTAGTGCCGTCGACATGGCGCACAGTCAGCAAAGTGATTTCGTAGTCGAAATCGATAAAGCCTTCGATGATCACCCGGCCTTTGCCCGCACGCCCGCCTTCCTGGGCATAGTCCCAGGCTTTCTGCACATCGTCCGCGCTGCGCAGCAGGCTCTGGCCCTTGCCCGACGAACTCATCACTGGCTTGACCACACACGGGAAACCCAGGTCCTGCACGGCCTTGCTGTAGTCTTCGAAGGTGTCGGCGAAATGGTACGGCGAGGTCGGCAGGTCCAGCTCTTCAGCGGCCAGGCGACGGATGCCTTCGCGGTTCATGGTCAGCGAGGTGGCGCGCGCGGTCGGGATCACGGTGAAGCCTTCGGCTTCCAGCTCAACCAGGGTCGCCGTGGCGATGGCTTCGATTTCCGGCACGATAAAATGCGGCTTCTCCGCCTCGATCACCGCGCGCAACGCGGCACCATCGAGCATGTTGATCACATGGCTGCGGTGCGCCACCTGCATGGCCGGCGCATTGGCGTAGCGATCCACGGCAATCACTTCAACGCCCAGGCGTTGCAGTTCGATTACCACTTCCTTGCCCAGCTCACCGCAGCCACACAGCAAAACGCGGGTCGCGGTTGGCGACAATGGAGTTCCGATTCGGGTCATCTCAGGTCCTCAGGGGAGCGGATCATGGGGAGAAAGGCCGGCATTTTACATGAACTGCAAAAATTGGCCTCAGTTGGCGACAGCGCGGCGGCGGATGCGCCAGGCCATGATCAACCACACTGCGGTGACACCGGCGAATTTCGACACCAGCGCAGTGCCCGCCACGGCTGGGGTCAGTGCGCCGATCAGGCCGAAGAAGATAAAGGTATCCAGGGGAATGCTCAGCGCCGAACTTATCCACAGGCGGTCGTGCAGCGGGCGCCGGGTGATGCTGAACACCAGCCAGTCGATGCACTCGGACACCGCGAACGCCGTGGCACTGGCCAGGGCGATGGACGGATCGGAAGTGATGTAGGACAGCACCAGCGCCGCCAGCATGGCGATGATCGCGCCGTGGCCGAAGCGGGTTTGCACCATGTCGCGCAGGATGAAGACCAGGCCACCCCAGGCGGACCAGATCACGTCCAGGTGCGGGGCGGTGGAGAAGGCGAAGTTGATCAGCACGACGCTGCTGATGTAGGCGATCAGGAAGAGCATGGGGATGGAACCTGTGGGTAATGCCGCACAGGGTACACAATTACAGGGAGGTCGTCTGGGAGGGCCTCATCGGGGGCAAGCCCCCTCCCACCTTTTGAACTGTGAACACATTCAAGTGTGGGAGGGGGCTTGCCCCCGATAGCGGTAGTTCAGGCACCGGATTTCCCAGGCATCATCCACACTAACCCACCCGCCACCGCCCGCTCATGACACAACCCCAACACCACCCGGCGCTCGGCATTGTCCATGCGGCTCCAACGCGTAATCTCGTCAACCGTACGCTGGCAGCCAGTACAAATGTCATCATCGTCCAGCGCGCAAATACTCACGCACGGCGAGGCAACCGGCCGTTCAACCGCACTCATTGTTCCTGCTCAACCAGGTCCCGCGCATACCGCTGCGAATTGTGCACATAGTGCGCGGCACTGGCTTCGAGCATGCGTTTTTGCGCCTCGGTCAGCTCACGCACCACCTTGCCCGGTGAGCCCATCACCAGCGAACCGTCGGGAATTTCCTTGCCTTCGCCGATCAGCGAGTTCGCGCCGATGATGCAGTGCTTGCCAATCTTGGCGCCGTTGAGAATCACCGCATTGATGCCGATCAGGCTGTAGTCATCGACAGTGCAGCCGTGCAGCATGGCGTTATGGCCGACGGTCACGCCGGTGCCGAGGGTCAGCGGGTAGCCCATGTCGGTGTGCATCACACTGCCGTCCTGCACGTTGCTGTTCTTGCCGATCAGGATCAGTTCGTTGTCGCCACGCAATACCGCGTTGAACCAGACGTTGGCGCCCTCCTCCAGCTTGACCTTGCCCACCAGCGTGGCATTCGGTGCTACCCAACTGTTGGGATGCGTCTCGACGCGGGCGTCGCCCAGGCGGTATTTCATGGTCTTCCCTCACGGCTGCGCCATTCAAACGATGGCTTAGATATTGATGAAGCTCTTGGGTGGCTGGTGCAGGCTGATCTTGGCGTCGTCGTAAAGCAGGTTGATCAGCTCGACGATCATGATTGCCGTCAAGCCCCAGATCTTGTATTCGCCGAACCGGTAGCTGGGCACATACCAACTGCGGCCCTGATAGTCGATGCGGTGGGTATGCTCGCGAGGGTCCTGGCGAAAGAACTCCAGGGGCACGCTGAACACAGCCGCGATTTCGGCGTCGTTGGCCAGGTACTCGACGTAGTCGGGGATCACACCCACATAGGGCGTTACACGGATGCCGTGCAGGGAGATCAGCGGGCTCAACGGACCAATGACCTCGACCAGCCCCGGCGGCAGGCCGATTTCTTCTTCGGCTTCGCGCAGGGCGGTAAAGATCAGGTCCGGGTCTTCGGGGTCGCGGCGCCCGCCGGGAAAGGCCACTTCGCCGCCATGGGTCGACAGGCCGCTGGCGCGCAGGGTCAGGATCAGCTCGGGTTCGTCACTGCGGGTAATCGGTACCAGCACTGCGGCCTCGGGGAAACGCCCGTCGGTCTCCAGGGTGTGGGGAGTGTGATTGCTTACCCGGCGAAGTAGCTCGTCCAGCATGAGTCATCTCGGTCTGTTGGCTACCTTGCATCATGCACCAAAGCGAGCAGGCGCCCAACCCCAAAACCACCGGCGTGTCGCGAAACGACAACTTGCAGGAACGCCTGGCACCAAGCCAAGATGTGCCCACTCTCCAGGAACCCCAGCATGAATTTCTGCAGCCAGTGCGGTAAACCGGTCACCCAACGCATTCCCGAAGGCGACGCACGCCTGCGCTATGTGTGCGACCACTGCTCGACCATCCATTACCAGAACCCCAACATCGTCGCCGGTACCGTACCGGTATGGGGCGACAAAGTGCTGCTGTGCCGCCGTGCCATCGAACCGCGCCTGGGTTACTGGACCCTGCCTGCGGGCTTTATGGAAAACGGCGAAACCGTCGAACAGGCGGCCATGCGCGAGACACTGGAAGAAGCCTGCGCCCGGGTGCGCAACCTGAGCCTCTATACCTTGATCAATGTGCCGCACATCAGCCAGGTGCACATCTTCTACCGCGCCGAGCTGATCGACCTGGACTTCGCCGCCGGCCAGGAAAGCCTGGAAGTGAAACTGTTCGATGAAGCCGATATCCCTTGGTCCGAGCTGGCTTTCCGCACGGTCGGGCGTACCTTAGAATGCTTCTTCGCTGACCGTCGCCAACAGGCCTACCCGGTGCGCAGCGAGTCCGTGCCACCGCTGTCCAAGCCCGCCCAATAACACGCCGGCCGAGCGTCGCCAAAGGGATACCGTTTCAATGCGTTGGTTGCTTGCTCTGATCTGCCTGTCGTTCGCTGCCCTGTCCTCGGCCTCCACGGTGCAAACCCTGGGCGGCAAACCGGTCGAAAAAGTCCTGGTGCTCAAATCCGCCCACCAGTTGCAGTTGATCAACGACGGCAAGCCCCTCAAGACCTATCGCATATCCCTGGGTAAAAACCCGAAAGGTCACAAACTGATCGAGGGCGACCGCCGCACTCCCGAGGGCTTCTACTGGATCGACTGGCGCAAGACCAGCGAGCGGTTCAACCTGGCCATGCACATCTCCTACCCCAATATCAGCGACGCCGCCCGCGCGCGCCGCGAAGGGGTGAAACCGGGCAGCATGATCATGATCCACGGCACGCCCGACACCGAGGACTACCCGGAACAGTGGTTCCACACCCTGGACTGGACCGACGGCTGCATCGGCATGCGCAATGTGGACATGCGCGAAGTCTGGAGCCTGGTCAAGGACGGCACCCTGATCGAGATTCGGCCCTGACCGGC
This genomic stretch from Pseudomonas orientalis harbors:
- a CDS encoding MFS transporter, yielding MSTTYNQAATAAPTNSTARVATASIVGTAIEFYDFYIYATAAALVIGPVFFPQTSGTAQMLASFLTFGIAFIARPLGSALFGHFGDRIGRKSTLVASLLLMGVCTTLIGLLPGYDSIGAWAPILLCVLRFGQGLGLGGEWGGAALLATENAPKGKRAWFGMFPQLGPSIGFLAANGLFLILAMSLNDEQFRSWGWRIPFILSAALVMVGLYARLKLHETPVFANAVAHEKPVKVPLVELFSQHWLPVLLGAASMVVCYALFYITTAFSLSYGVSTLGYSRETFLGLLCFAVLFMGLATPLAALASDRYGRKPVLIVGAILAMLSGFTMEPLLTHGSTWAVALFLALELFLMGVTFAPMGALLPELFPTRVRYTGASAAYNLGGIVGASAAPFFATKLVAMGGLSYVGGYVSAAALLSLIAVLCLKETRDNDLNKVA
- the rpsP gene encoding 30S ribosomal protein S16, with translation MLTIRLALGGSKKRPFYHLTVTDSRNPRDGSHKEQVGFFNPIARGQEVRLSVNQERVAYWLSVGAQPSERVAKLLKDSAKAAA
- a CDS encoding cytochrome C assembly family protein; its protein translation is MLPLSPSLLSSLAAAIVYAAATLYQGTRLAQGAKADKRLLTGLGVLALLAHAASLFTHLMTPVGLGLDFFSAASLIAAAVIALTLLACYRIPVENLLVLLFPLGMLTVLLAQFAPTGTVQVIDEEPGILAHILLSILAYGMFTIAVFQSLLVLLQDHQLKHKHPSGLIKNFPPLQTMESLLFGFLWAGWTLLSLSLISGWLFVENLFAQHLVHKTLLACLAWIVFSVLLWGRNRLGWRGHKAIRWTLAGFCLLMLAYFGSKLVREYILHI
- the rplS gene encoding 50S ribosomal protein L19; amino-acid sequence: MTNKIILALEAEQMTKEIPTFAPGDTIVVQVKVKEGDRSRLQAFEGVVIAKRNRGVNSAFTVRKISNGVGVERTFQTYSPQIDSMAVKRRGDVRKAKLYYLRDLSGKAARIKEKLA
- the purT gene encoding formate-dependent phosphoribosylglycinamide formyltransferase, with product MTRIGTPLSPTATRVLLCGCGELGKEVVIELQRLGVEVIAVDRYANAPAMQVAHRSHVINMLDGAALRAVIEAEKPHFIVPEIEAIATATLVELEAEGFTVIPTARATSLTMNREGIRRLAAEELDLPTSPYHFADTFEDYSKAVQDLGFPCVVKPVMSSSGKGQSLLRSADDVQKAWDYAQEGGRAGKGRVIIEGFIDFDYEITLLTVRHVDGTTFCAPVGHRQEKGDYQESWQPQAMSPVALAESERVAKAVTEALGGRGLFGVELFIKGDQVWFSEVSPRPHDTGLVTLISQDLSQFALHARAILGLPIPLIRQFGPSASAVILVEGQSTQTAFANLGAALSEPDTALRLFGKPEVNGQRRMGVALARDESIEAARAKATRASQAIVVEL
- a CDS encoding DUF1289 domain-containing protein, with product MSAVERPVASPCVSICALDDDDICTGCQRTVDEITRWSRMDNAERRVVLGLCHERAVAGGLVWMMPGKSGA
- the ffh gene encoding signal recognition particle protein, producing the protein MFENLTDRLSQTLRHVTGKAKLTEDNIKDTLREVRMALLEADVALPVVKDFVNSVKERAVGTEVSRSLTPGQAFVKIVQAELESLMGAANEDLNLSAVPPAVVLMAGLQGAGKTTTAGKLARFLKERKKKSVMVVSADVYRPAAIKQLEMLAGEVGVTFFPSDLSQKPVDIANAAIKEAKLKFIDVVIVDTAGRLHIDEEMMGEIKALHAAINPVETLFVVDAMTGQDAANTAKAFGDALPLTGVILTKVDGDARGGAALSVRAITGKPIKFIGMGEKSDALEPFHPERIASRILGMGDVLSLIEQAEATLDKDKADKLAKKLKKGKGFDLEDFRDQLQQMKNMGGLGGLMDKLPNIGGVNLAQMGNAQGAAEKQFKQMEAIINSMTPAERRDPELISGSRKRRIAMGSGTQVQDIGRLIKQHKQMQKMMKKFSAKGGMAKMMRGMGGMLPGGGMPKM
- a CDS encoding transporter associated domain-containing protein encodes the protein MDNLPLGPMLAVIALLILWAALFTAIEAAQQHLLALRPGTRQGDKAAARLSFPRHSLILCNSLCRAAVVILCTLLAIYAWAQNGPWLGWLIACALLLILADYLPRALATRNPHAILGFGNALLGVPLKILYPAAWLLNGISLMLLRPFARKAGVVKNSDEPSSEHHDEPQHDADQAHMPGMPGIHALDNITVNDILVPRSEVDGINLDDAIEDIIEQLRTSQRTRLPVFHSDINQVEAVLNTRQVQHLLADASLTKEALLAACHEPYFVPESTPLQLQLLNFHKQQRRLGMVVDEYGEVLGIVTLEDILEEIVGEFESDQTVDNPHIEAQPDGRYIIDGAASIRELNKSLGWHLPSDGPKTLNGLVTEALETIPDCAVCLKIGRYRLEILETEDNRVSKVLIWHTSHVPVAA
- the rimM gene encoding ribosome maturation factor RimM (Essential for efficient processing of 16S rRNA), which codes for MNATPAVADDLIVIGKIYSVHGVRGEVKVYSFTDPTENLLQYKTWTLKREGSVKQVELVSGRGSDKFLVAKLKGLDDREEARLLAGYEICVPRNLFPELTDGEYYWYQLEGLKVIDQLGQLLGKIDHLLETGANDVMVVKPCAGSLDDRERLLPYTGQCVLAVDLAAGEMKVEWDADF
- the trmD gene encoding tRNA (guanosine(37)-N1)-methyltransferase TrmD encodes the protein MGRGLLGVANLRIEVISLFPEMFSAISEYGITSRAVKQGLLQLTCWNPRDYTTDRHHTVDDRPFGGGPGMVMKIKPLEDALVQAKAAAGEKAKVIYLSPQGRQLKQAGVRELANEDALILIAGRYEGIDERFIEAHVDEEWSIGDYVLSGGELPAMVLIDAVTRLLPGALGHADSAEEDSFTDGLLDCPHYTRPEVYADQRVPDVLLSGNHAHIRRWRLQQSLGRTYERRADLLDSRSLSGEEKKLLEEYILARDDS
- a CDS encoding VUT family protein; this encodes MLFLIAYISSVVLINFAFSTAPHLDVIWSAWGGLVFILRDMVQTRFGHGAIIAMLAALVLSYITSDPSIALASATAFAVSECIDWLVFSITRRPLHDRLWISSALSIPLDTFIFFGLIGALTPAVAGTALVSKFAGVTAVWLIMAWRIRRRAVAN